In one Corallococcus sp. EGB genomic region, the following are encoded:
- a CDS encoding peptidoglycan-binding protein has product MSLSPTTSQRTSPLFLNRSQALTASPVSGGANPNAILSQYKPTGASARTAAQDGLQPGVAASTKMAMTDLGRLQKFKGNIEAAAAKHGLPPALLAAIASRESRAGATLDRSGHGDNGNGFGVMQVDHRYHTTQGGPTSAQHIDQAAGILKGYLNQVQKAHPDWPEAQQLRGAVAAYNSGPGNVRTIQNMDVGTTGNDYSNDVWARAQALAPHFGGAATNTATSTNTAARPAHTADTFEDAGARRSATKWTAAPSMEQVKAGGHNLREGMQGPAVKQMQQLLGVPADGKFGPVTKKAVEDFQRAHGVKAGSNHGQIGPDTFKALQQAQRPGGNDSTQGTSNNGAVLGNGVRINTNDPTLKKLATARLNNGETGYCVRTTLDNMSRLGIPNTPAATGNDPNNPRGGMAQMLRKGWESIPFPGSKQQTIKSPYGNATANVVTADQYRKLVADGKVPDGAIIFQTRHGWDYSGGSKGNDMGIVRNGGKTTHNYQDMSSIIYSDCKQVVILVPKGAIQRD; this is encoded by the coding sequence ATGAGCCTCTCTCCGACCACGTCCCAGCGCACGAGCCCCCTCTTCTTGAACCGTTCGCAGGCGCTGACGGCGAGTCCGGTGAGCGGCGGCGCGAACCCGAACGCCATCCTGTCGCAGTACAAGCCGACGGGCGCTTCCGCGCGCACGGCGGCGCAGGACGGGCTTCAGCCTGGCGTGGCGGCGTCCACGAAGATGGCGATGACGGACCTCGGCCGCCTGCAGAAGTTCAAGGGCAACATCGAGGCGGCTGCGGCCAAGCACGGCCTGCCCCCGGCGCTGCTGGCGGCCATCGCGAGCCGCGAGTCGCGCGCGGGCGCCACGTTGGACCGCTCGGGCCACGGCGACAACGGCAACGGCTTTGGCGTGATGCAGGTGGATCACCGCTACCACACGACGCAGGGTGGCCCCACCAGCGCCCAGCACATCGATCAGGCCGCGGGCATCCTCAAGGGCTACCTCAACCAGGTGCAGAAGGCCCACCCGGACTGGCCGGAGGCGCAGCAGCTGCGCGGCGCGGTGGCCGCGTACAACTCCGGCCCGGGCAACGTCCGCACCATCCAGAACATGGACGTGGGCACCACGGGCAATGACTACTCCAACGACGTGTGGGCGCGCGCGCAGGCGCTGGCGCCGCACTTCGGCGGTGCCGCGACGAACACCGCCACCAGCACCAACACCGCCGCGCGCCCGGCGCATACCGCCGACACCTTCGAGGACGCGGGCGCCAGGCGGTCCGCGACGAAGTGGACCGCCGCTCCCTCGATGGAGCAGGTGAAGGCGGGCGGCCACAACCTGCGCGAGGGCATGCAGGGGCCGGCGGTGAAGCAGATGCAGCAACTGCTGGGCGTGCCGGCGGACGGCAAGTTCGGCCCCGTGACGAAGAAGGCCGTGGAGGACTTCCAGCGGGCGCACGGCGTGAAGGCGGGCAGCAACCACGGCCAGATTGGCCCGGACACGTTCAAGGCGCTGCAGCAGGCCCAGCGCCCCGGCGGCAACGACTCCACGCAGGGGACGAGCAACAACGGCGCGGTGCTGGGCAACGGCGTCCGCATCAACACCAACGACCCCACGCTGAAGAAGCTGGCCACGGCGCGCCTGAACAACGGCGAGACGGGCTACTGCGTGCGCACCACGCTGGACAACATGAGCCGGCTGGGCATCCCGAACACGCCGGCGGCGACGGGCAACGACCCGAACAACCCCCGCGGCGGCATGGCGCAGATGCTGCGCAAGGGCTGGGAGTCCATCCCGTTCCCGGGCTCCAAGCAGCAGACCATCAAGAGCCCGTACGGCAACGCCACCGCGAACGTCGTGACCGCGGACCAGTACCGCAAGCTCGTGGCGGACGGGAAGGTGCCGGACGGCGCCATCATCTTCCAGACGCGCCACGGCTGGGACTACAGCGGCGGCTCCAAGGGCAACGACATGGGCATCGTCCGCAACGGCGGCAAGACGACCCACAACTACCAGGACATGAGCTCCATCATCTATTCGGACTGCAAGCAGGTCGTCATCCTGGTCCCGAAGGGCGCCATCCAGCGCGACTGA
- a CDS encoding Dauer Up-regulated, whose translation MTTPIDGSAAAAARAAAEAAARAAAEAAARAAAAAKAAAEQAAKAAAEQAAKLQQQQQTKQPTVKLFNDGFSSGGAQNRNGVNRLTGETTSPVATPLGLSGGHARPLSGPVQANASGAVPARADVNGAAPAADPKPPHAEALPDKPEDLPKLFPELKDKKKEDLKKAYDSLNKLGTGSFSEKATALGELASQFPETVPNALERLGLKDDKLAKLATQPDALTSLGKLTDPKASTTDKAQAALTLAKSAGDIFAPQDLKGVLDTALKGLPAAEKLVGAIGKWTDPNASATDKARATLELGKALKDFAGDKFPALANDLRKLDGSLRAAGAAITLVDPNASTQDKALAAAQLLAEVPDLKKDLKAFTDVLKNAGVKNATDVAQQGSQLADVKVKGLDPQLASRLTPDQLKKLEAAATRLGGPESMEAALKGITDPKALDNLVGQLGKLDAAGGKRLVGSLGGLEHKVLNEVLSDPKTTEQFAKLAGKLDDDAAKVVSKLVKEMDSGALKSLLKLTDGLGADALNTTVKGLGPLLDKAGSKLVGQGLKVMDKVLGKIGVEITADVAGKVFKNLAKVVPVAGALPNAIDAVKYEQESLDLHGKNNDLGYFAHTAAVLNTADGALGIALDLTGVGVAVDVGASVLLGAAELAMDIGFSQEKEKFEKDPKGYKAPDWMKAVNLAGAAAQGPAGLAHMAAYYGPEGAAQLIQWGVEKGAKGAVKAAEFVGVSQAELAGEGLKGAAKVIHKLADVVRNPSKYGEAAVKAATEAFNTAIEKGGELAKEAKQVLDDVIDGAKKLGEKGLETLKYIAQNPGEAAKKALDGIKSVVDSGLDLATDAGKALYKQAVSTLNDLKAGYDKLTGAAKEKARELIDGATTLVSNTVNKARELGEKGLELLAWTAQHPGEAAAKAKEAIGDALAKGGELAKKAWGAVKDLGAAGAELAEGLVKGLANAGEQAVETLKYIAQNPGEALSKAGEWVGSTLSSMARKGGELATKAAGAIKDFVDNRVSWAKDFARDLLKDGVESFKNVAKAWKDNLTEGGKELLVAVADLGDAGVDALKDLAGAGGQLAEAAVGHLSDLAKNGVEAAKDALGFLSDLGGEIGDLAGDAFDGVKDVLSKLNPLGLIS comes from the coding sequence ATGACCACCCCCATCGATGGTTCCGCCGCCGCTGCCGCCCGTGCCGCCGCCGAAGCCGCTGCGCGGGCCGCTGCCGAAGCCGCAGCGCGCGCCGCCGCCGCCGCGAAGGCCGCCGCCGAGCAAGCCGCGAAGGCCGCCGCCGAGCAAGCCGCGAAGCTGCAGCAGCAACAGCAGACGAAGCAGCCCACGGTGAAGCTCTTCAATGATGGGTTCTCGTCGGGTGGCGCGCAGAACCGCAACGGGGTGAACCGGCTGACGGGTGAGACGACCAGCCCGGTCGCCACGCCGCTCGGCCTCAGTGGCGGGCATGCGCGTCCCCTCAGCGGCCCGGTGCAGGCGAATGCCAGCGGCGCGGTCCCGGCGCGGGCCGACGTCAACGGCGCGGCCCCCGCGGCGGATCCGAAGCCGCCGCACGCGGAGGCGCTGCCGGACAAGCCGGAGGACCTGCCCAAGCTCTTCCCGGAGCTGAAGGACAAGAAGAAGGAGGACCTGAAGAAGGCCTACGACTCGCTCAACAAGCTGGGCACCGGCTCCTTCTCCGAAAAGGCCACCGCGCTGGGCGAGCTGGCCTCGCAGTTCCCGGAGACCGTCCCCAACGCGCTGGAGCGCCTGGGCCTCAAGGACGACAAGCTGGCGAAGCTGGCCACCCAGCCAGATGCGCTCACGTCGCTGGGCAAGCTGACGGACCCCAAGGCGAGCACGACCGACAAGGCGCAGGCCGCCCTGACGCTGGCGAAGTCCGCGGGCGACATCTTCGCGCCGCAGGACCTGAAGGGCGTGCTGGACACCGCCCTCAAGGGCCTGCCCGCGGCGGAGAAGCTGGTGGGCGCCATCGGCAAGTGGACGGACCCCAACGCCTCCGCCACCGACAAGGCCCGCGCCACGCTGGAGCTGGGCAAGGCGCTCAAGGACTTCGCCGGGGACAAGTTCCCCGCGCTCGCCAATGACCTGCGCAAGCTGGACGGCTCGCTGCGCGCCGCGGGCGCCGCCATCACCCTGGTGGACCCCAACGCCTCCACGCAGGACAAGGCGCTGGCCGCCGCGCAGCTCTTGGCGGAGGTGCCCGACCTCAAGAAGGACCTCAAGGCCTTCACGGACGTCCTCAAGAACGCGGGCGTGAAGAACGCGACGGACGTGGCCCAGCAGGGCTCGCAGCTGGCCGACGTGAAGGTGAAGGGGTTGGATCCGCAGCTCGCGTCCAGGCTCACGCCGGATCAGCTGAAGAAGCTGGAGGCCGCCGCCACCAGGCTGGGCGGTCCGGAGTCGATGGAGGCCGCGCTCAAGGGCATCACCGACCCCAAGGCCCTGGACAACCTGGTGGGCCAGCTGGGCAAGTTGGACGCCGCCGGCGGCAAGCGGCTGGTGGGCAGCCTGGGCGGGCTGGAGCACAAGGTCCTCAATGAGGTCCTGTCGGATCCGAAGACCACGGAGCAGTTCGCGAAGCTCGCGGGCAAGCTGGACGACGACGCCGCCAAGGTCGTCTCCAAGCTGGTGAAGGAGATGGACTCCGGCGCGCTCAAGTCGCTGCTCAAGCTCACGGACGGGCTCGGCGCGGATGCGCTCAACACCACCGTGAAGGGCCTGGGCCCGCTCCTGGACAAGGCGGGCAGCAAGCTGGTGGGCCAGGGCCTCAAGGTGATGGACAAGGTGCTGGGCAAGATCGGCGTGGAGATCACCGCCGACGTGGCCGGCAAGGTCTTCAAGAACCTGGCGAAGGTCGTCCCGGTGGCGGGCGCGCTGCCCAACGCCATCGACGCGGTGAAGTACGAGCAGGAGTCGCTGGACCTGCACGGCAAGAACAACGACCTGGGCTACTTCGCGCACACCGCCGCGGTGCTGAACACGGCGGACGGCGCCCTGGGCATCGCGCTGGACCTCACCGGCGTGGGCGTGGCCGTGGACGTGGGCGCCAGCGTGCTCCTGGGCGCCGCCGAGCTGGCGATGGACATCGGCTTCAGCCAGGAGAAGGAGAAGTTCGAGAAGGACCCCAAGGGCTACAAGGCCCCGGACTGGATGAAGGCCGTGAACCTGGCGGGCGCCGCGGCGCAGGGCCCCGCGGGCCTGGCCCACATGGCCGCCTACTACGGGCCGGAAGGCGCCGCGCAGCTCATCCAGTGGGGCGTGGAGAAGGGCGCCAAGGGCGCCGTGAAGGCCGCCGAGTTCGTGGGCGTGTCCCAGGCGGAGCTGGCCGGCGAGGGCCTCAAGGGCGCCGCGAAGGTCATCCACAAGCTGGCGGACGTGGTGCGCAACCCGTCCAAGTACGGCGAGGCCGCGGTCAAGGCGGCCACCGAGGCCTTCAACACCGCCATCGAGAAGGGCGGCGAGCTGGCGAAGGAGGCGAAGCAGGTCCTCGACGACGTCATCGACGGCGCGAAGAAGCTGGGCGAGAAGGGCCTGGAGACGCTCAAGTACATCGCCCAGAACCCGGGCGAGGCCGCGAAGAAGGCGCTCGACGGCATCAAGAGCGTGGTGGACTCCGGCCTGGACCTGGCCACGGACGCCGGCAAGGCGCTCTACAAGCAGGCCGTCTCCACGCTCAATGACCTGAAGGCCGGCTACGACAAGCTCACCGGCGCCGCGAAGGAGAAGGCCCGGGAGCTCATCGACGGGGCGACGACGCTCGTCTCCAACACGGTGAACAAGGCCAGGGAGCTGGGCGAGAAGGGCCTGGAGCTGCTCGCCTGGACGGCCCAGCACCCGGGCGAGGCCGCGGCCAAGGCGAAGGAGGCCATTGGCGACGCGCTGGCCAAGGGCGGCGAGCTGGCGAAGAAGGCCTGGGGGGCCGTGAAGGACCTGGGCGCCGCGGGCGCCGAGCTGGCGGAGGGCCTGGTGAAGGGCCTGGCCAACGCGGGCGAGCAGGCCGTGGAGACGCTCAAGTACATCGCGCAGAACCCCGGCGAGGCCCTCTCCAAGGCCGGCGAGTGGGTGGGCAGCACGCTGTCGAGCATGGCGCGCAAGGGCGGCGAGCTGGCCACGAAGGCTGCGGGCGCCATCAAGGACTTCGTCGACAACCGCGTGTCCTGGGCCAAGGACTTCGCCCGCGACCTGCTCAAGGACGGCGTGGAGTCCTTCAAGAACGTCGCCAAGGCCTGGAAGGACAACCTCACGGAGGGCGGCAAGGAGCTGCTCGTCGCCGTGGCGGACCTGGGCGACGCGGGCGTGGATGCCCTCAAGGACCTGGCCGGCGCGGGCGGCCAGCTGGCGGAGGCCGCGGTCGGCCATCTGAGCGACCTGGCGAAGAACGGCGTCGAGGCCGCCAAGGACGCGCTCGGGTTCCTGTCGGACCTGGGCGGCGAAATCGGTGACCTGGCCGGTGACGCGTTCGACGGGGTGAAGGACGTCCTCTCCAAGCTGAACCCCCTCGGCCTCATCAGCTAG